From Gimesia panareensis, the proteins below share one genomic window:
- a CDS encoding co-chaperone GroES — protein MSDWVEPLGMRILIRKDESRHTTKGGIVLPDKAEIPNITGRVVEISVQIARDDDFPIKKYDKVLFNPSEAIPVDFEPDNVLYVVPIEDVVAVFRRGDAKTTEVSSAEEQEFEDPEDWDE, from the coding sequence GTGTCTGACTGGGTTGAACCACTGGGAATGAGAATTCTCATCCGCAAAGATGAAAGTCGGCATACGACTAAGGGGGGGATTGTCCTGCCCGATAAAGCGGAAATTCCAAACATCACCGGCCGGGTGGTGGAGATCAGCGTACAGATCGCGCGGGACGACGATTTCCCGATCAAGAAGTACGACAAGGTCCTGTTTAATCCCAGCGAAGCGATCCCCGTCGATTTCGAGCCCGATAACGTGCTTTACGTGGTTCCCATCGAAGACGTCGTCGCTGTCTTCCGTCGCGGCGATGCGAAAACGACGGAAGTCTCTTCCGCCGAAGAGCAGGAGTTCGAAGATCCCGAAGACTGGGACGAGTAA
- a CDS encoding RNA polymerase sigma factor: protein MLRAKAGDEGAFTELVAAYQDRIVGIFCHLLGNQEAAEDLAQEVFLRIYRSRDKYEPKAKFSTWLFRIANNLASNSRRNKGRRREVALNPNDSGPLGMRPEEQLLMEKSGMMPSRQVGLKETQAVVRQALETLNERQQMAVLLHKFEGMSYADIGATMKLSEAAVKSLLSRARENLRVQLEKHIHG, encoded by the coding sequence ATGCTGCGCGCCAAGGCGGGAGATGAAGGTGCGTTCACCGAGCTGGTGGCCGCGTATCAGGATCGCATCGTGGGCATTTTTTGCCATCTGCTGGGAAATCAGGAGGCAGCGGAAGATCTGGCACAGGAAGTCTTTCTGCGGATTTATCGCTCGCGCGATAAGTATGAGCCGAAAGCCAAATTTTCGACCTGGCTGTTTCGCATCGCCAATAACCTGGCCAGCAACTCCCGCCGCAACAAGGGGCGCCGTAGAGAGGTGGCTCTCAATCCAAACGACTCCGGACCGCTGGGGATGCGCCCGGAGGAGCAGCTGCTGATGGAAAAATCCGGTATGATGCCCTCGCGACAGGTGGGATTGAAAGAGACCCAGGCGGTGGTCCGCCAGGCGCTGGAAACACTCAATGAACGACAACAGATGGCAGTGCTGTTACATAAATTCGAAGGGATGAGCTACGCGGATATCGGGGCGACGATGAAACTGTCCGAGGCCGCGGTGAAATCATTACTGTCGCGGGCCCGCGAAAATCTGCGGGTACAGCTGGAAAAACACATTCACGGTTGA
- the eboE gene encoding metabolite traffic protein EboE encodes MTLNSLPLSYCTNVHPGLTVAEILQKLDEFTLPIQQQLGTPLAAGLWLAQPVIEEILAEPEGIDGFAAELQQRNLTCYTLNAFPYGNFHSERVKENVYLPDWTKPERLEYTKGCARVLAALLPEGTEGSISTVPLGFKGFEHAPDFGEKCIDQLIELAVFLKQLQDETGRTIRLAVEPEPFCVIEFTHELIVYFERLYERAAKRQLLGVVREFIGACYDVCHQAVEFEDIPGSIRQITHAEIRINKIHISNAIELVDPWENEAGRTLLAEYAEPRYLHQTIGSLKNGDLYRQPDLTREFLLDPHPRLQETERLRVHFHVPVDAQSLGPLGTTHRELRQALATVKELDYAPHLEVETYTWEVLPGDQKPSLVDGLTRELQAARKLIDTL; translated from the coding sequence ATGACGTTGAATTCACTCCCTTTGAGTTATTGCACGAACGTGCATCCCGGCCTGACGGTTGCGGAGATTCTGCAGAAACTCGATGAATTTACCCTGCCGATTCAACAGCAGCTGGGAACCCCGCTCGCCGCCGGTCTCTGGCTGGCACAACCGGTGATTGAGGAAATCCTCGCTGAACCAGAGGGTATCGACGGCTTCGCAGCCGAACTGCAACAGCGCAACCTGACCTGCTACACGCTGAATGCGTTCCCCTACGGCAATTTTCACAGCGAGCGCGTCAAGGAGAACGTCTACCTCCCCGACTGGACCAAACCCGAACGGCTGGAATACACGAAAGGCTGTGCCCGCGTGCTGGCGGCGTTGCTGCCCGAGGGAACCGAAGGCAGCATCTCCACGGTGCCGCTGGGCTTCAAGGGATTTGAACACGCCCCCGATTTTGGTGAGAAGTGCATCGATCAACTGATCGAACTGGCCGTCTTTCTCAAGCAGCTCCAGGACGAAACTGGCCGCACAATTCGCCTGGCCGTGGAACCGGAACCGTTCTGCGTGATTGAATTCACACATGAACTGATCGTCTACTTCGAACGGCTCTATGAACGGGCCGCCAAAAGACAGCTGCTGGGCGTGGTCCGCGAATTTATCGGGGCCTGCTACGATGTCTGTCACCAGGCAGTGGAGTTCGAAGACATTCCCGGCTCGATCCGGCAGATCACCCACGCGGAAATCCGCATCAACAAGATTCATATTTCCAACGCCATCGAGCTCGTCGACCCGTGGGAAAACGAAGCCGGTCGCACACTGCTCGCGGAATACGCCGAGCCCCGCTACCTGCACCAGACGATCGGCAGCCTGAAGAACGGTGATCTGTATCGGCAGCCCGACCTGACCCGGGAATTCCTGCTCGACCCGCATCCCCGTCTGCAAGAGACCGAACGCTTGCGCGTGCATTTCCATGTCCCCGTCGATGCCCAGTCGCTGGGCCCGCTGGGAACCACGCACCGTGAATTAAGACAGGCGCTGGCGACCGTTAAAGAACTCGATTACGCGCCGCACCTGGAAGTGGAAACCTATACCTGGGAAGTCCTGCCCGGAGATCAGAAACCGTCGCTGGTCGACGGATTGACGCGCGAACTGCAGGCCGCCCGCAAACTGATTGATACGCTATAA
- a CDS encoding anti-sigma factor family protein produces MSKDAKEQELERLVAYLDGEVSEQEAIEVEQALSSDEATRAHVDGLERTWELLDKLPISKASEEFTDKTLSSIRTVQLEAQAEEDQQPSGFGMTKKSRAQLRRAAITAGWIVGLACSIFVGYLITNQWVPDESDPLLRELSFIENLDTYTEVQSLEFLEELQKSGTFDETAQK; encoded by the coding sequence ATGAGCAAAGACGCAAAAGAACAGGAACTCGAACGACTGGTGGCTTACCTCGATGGCGAGGTCAGCGAACAGGAAGCGATCGAAGTTGAGCAGGCGCTCTCGAGCGACGAGGCCACCCGTGCGCACGTCGATGGTCTGGAGCGCACCTGGGAACTGCTGGACAAACTGCCGATCTCCAAAGCGTCTGAAGAGTTCACCGACAAAACACTTTCGAGCATCCGGACCGTTCAGCTGGAAGCGCAGGCGGAAGAGGATCAGCAGCCGTCCGGATTCGGTATGACGAAAAAATCACGTGCGCAGCTCCGCAGGGCCGCCATCACTGCCGGCTGGATCGTGGGCCTGGCCTGTTCGATCTTTGTGGGATATCTGATTACGAACCAGTGGGTGCCGGACGAATCCGATCCGCTGCTCAGGGAGTTGTCGTTTATCGAGAATCTGGATACTTACACGGAAGTGCAGAGTCTGGAATTTCTGGAAGAACTTCAGAAGTCAGGAACGTTCGATGAAACCGCGCAAAAATAA
- a CDS encoding cofactor-independent phosphoglycerate mutase, producing the protein MKYVLVIPDGCADEPQEALGGQTPLQAANVPHMDEVVSAGILGRTDTVPASMPSGSDVGTMSLFGYDPLVFHTGRAPLEAAAQGIELGPHDWAIRCNFVTIDKGNMASFTASQLPNDVGAELIGLLQEATANDPQWEFHQGVSYRNLLVYRAKDADDQPFDAGTTTTPPHDLTDQPIAQDLPSGKGSELLNDLMERSKKLFSKSKLNQKRSDGNPPATQIWLWGQGSRPALTPFLEQFGKTGAVITAVDLLRGLGRLLGWNVIEVEGATGYTDTDYAAKGRAAIKTLEETDFVVVHVEATDEASHEGEVIEKIKALENIDQHIVGPVHEYLRGQGEYRILVCPDHPTFLRTKTHSHGYVPFGICGTKVRPDQSNKYDEVSAGASNLLLPKGHQLMPFFFGTLTN; encoded by the coding sequence ATGAAATATGTGCTCGTAATTCCCGATGGTTGTGCGGATGAACCGCAGGAAGCATTAGGGGGCCAAACCCCGTTGCAGGCTGCGAACGTTCCGCACATGGATGAAGTTGTCTCGGCAGGCATTCTGGGCCGAACCGACACGGTGCCGGCGTCGATGCCGTCGGGCAGCGATGTGGGGACGATGAGTCTGTTCGGCTACGATCCGCTGGTCTTTCACACGGGACGGGCACCGCTGGAAGCCGCCGCCCAGGGAATCGAGCTGGGTCCGCACGACTGGGCCATCCGCTGCAACTTCGTCACGATCGACAAAGGGAACATGGCCAGCTTCACTGCGTCCCAGCTGCCCAACGATGTGGGCGCGGAACTGATCGGCTTACTACAGGAAGCAACCGCCAACGATCCGCAGTGGGAGTTTCACCAGGGAGTCAGCTACCGCAACCTGCTCGTCTATCGGGCCAAGGACGCCGACGACCAGCCGTTTGATGCAGGAACGACAACCACGCCTCCCCACGACCTGACCGATCAGCCGATCGCGCAGGATCTGCCGTCAGGCAAAGGGAGCGAGTTGCTGAACGACCTGATGGAACGCAGTAAGAAGCTGTTCAGCAAATCGAAGCTGAACCAGAAGCGATCTGACGGCAATCCGCCGGCGACACAGATCTGGCTCTGGGGCCAGGGGAGCCGCCCGGCTTTGACTCCGTTCCTGGAACAGTTCGGCAAGACCGGCGCCGTGATTACCGCGGTCGACCTGTTACGCGGTCTGGGACGTCTGCTGGGCTGGAATGTGATCGAAGTTGAAGGAGCCACCGGCTATACCGATACCGATTACGCCGCCAAAGGGCGTGCCGCGATCAAGACCCTGGAAGAGACCGACTTTGTCGTCGTGCATGTGGAAGCGACCGACGAAGCCTCGCACGAAGGGGAAGTCATCGAGAAGATCAAGGCACTCGAAAACATCGATCAGCACATCGTGGGGCCGGTACATGAATACCTGAGGGGACAGGGTGAATACCGGATCCTGGTCTGCCCGGATCATCCCACGTTCCTCAGAACGAAAACACACAGCCACGGCTACGTGCCGTTCGGCATCTGTGGAACCAAGGTGCGTCCCGATCAGTCGAACAAGTATGACGAAGTCAGCGCGGGCGCCAGCAATCTGCTGCTGCCCAAAGGCCATCAGCTGATGCCCTTCTTCTTCGGCACGTTGACCAACTAA
- a CDS encoding ferritin-like domain-containing protein, with the protein MDKQTMIEKLNQDLASELAAIIQYTTYAAKATGPYRPQLTQFYLAEVPDELGHAQYLANKIVALGGEPTTVAGKVAAAHTNREMLEAVLAAEKEATAGYTQRAVEADELGDKGMAVQLEDMVRDESGHAEEVERILKDWPE; encoded by the coding sequence ATGGATAAGCAGACGATGATTGAGAAACTGAATCAGGACCTGGCGAGCGAGCTGGCCGCCATTATTCAATACACGACCTATGCCGCCAAGGCGACAGGCCCTTATCGACCGCAACTGACCCAGTTCTACCTGGCGGAAGTCCCCGATGAACTGGGTCACGCGCAGTACCTGGCCAACAAAATCGTCGCCCTGGGTGGCGAACCGACGACCGTCGCCGGCAAAGTCGCCGCAGCCCACACCAATCGCGAAATGCTGGAAGCCGTCCTCGCTGCCGAAAAAGAAGCGACCGCCGGTTACACGCAACGGGCAGTCGAAGCCGACGAACTGGGCGACAAAGGGATGGCCGTGCAGCTGGAAGACATGGTCCGCGATGAAAGCGGCCACGCCGAAGAAGTCGAACGCATCCTCAAAGACTGGCCGGAATAA
- a CDS encoding XdhC family protein: MRELLLELEQAVQNKKPVCYTCLVETRGSTPQKPGAAMLIFSDGSQAGTLGGGCVEAEVKRRALRVLDTDAPEIMTFQLDNDYGWDDGLICGGRMKVLVDPVRNEDDLQYFRTMLELLEGDQGCTEAVVLNPESAEGIAETDRYLIDANNEIVASRGNPQPPAQLLAGLKPIQNRPRPYVNAGIAYLTFHQTCQLIVIGCGHVGQKVAELASDVDFEIIAVDDRQEYCNAERFPTAKQLIVGTFDTTLADLPINRDTFIIIVTRGHNHDEEALGYVAQSPARYIGMIGSRRKVKLIFEDLLRMGTPREALARVHAPLGFDIGSQTVPEIALSIVAELVAWRNLDEVPAAYQRTSLVEELKTPDPA; the protein is encoded by the coding sequence ATGCGTGAGCTATTACTCGAACTGGAACAGGCGGTCCAAAATAAGAAACCCGTCTGCTATACCTGCCTGGTGGAAACCCGGGGCTCAACGCCCCAGAAGCCCGGGGCCGCCATGCTGATATTCAGCGATGGTTCACAGGCAGGGACCCTCGGCGGCGGCTGTGTAGAAGCGGAAGTCAAACGCCGCGCCCTCCGCGTACTTGACACGGATGCCCCTGAAATCATGACCTTCCAGCTCGACAACGATTACGGCTGGGATGACGGCCTGATCTGTGGCGGGCGCATGAAAGTCCTCGTCGACCCGGTGCGGAACGAGGACGACCTGCAGTACTTCCGGACGATGCTGGAACTGCTCGAGGGAGATCAGGGTTGCACGGAAGCGGTCGTCCTCAATCCCGAATCGGCTGAGGGCATCGCGGAAACCGATCGCTACCTGATCGACGCGAATAACGAAATCGTCGCTTCACGGGGCAACCCTCAGCCGCCGGCGCAACTGCTGGCTGGCCTCAAACCGATTCAGAACCGCCCCCGCCCGTATGTGAATGCGGGCATCGCCTATCTCACCTTTCACCAGACCTGCCAGCTGATCGTCATCGGCTGTGGTCATGTGGGACAGAAAGTCGCCGAACTGGCCAGCGATGTCGATTTTGAAATCATTGCCGTCGATGACCGCCAGGAATACTGTAATGCCGAACGGTTCCCCACCGCCAAACAGCTGATCGTCGGCACCTTCGATACCACGCTGGCCGACCTCCCGATCAACCGGGATACCTTTATCATCATCGTCACGCGGGGGCACAATCACGATGAAGAGGCGCTGGGCTACGTGGCACAGTCGCCCGCCCGCTATATCGGCATGATCGGCAGCAGGCGGAAGGTCAAGCTGATCTTCGAGGACCTGCTGCGCATGGGCACTCCCCGCGAGGCCCTCGCCCGGGTTCACGCGCCCCTCGGCTTCGACATCGGCTCGCAGACCGTTCCGGAAATTGCGCTCAGTATCGTCGCGGAACTGGTCGCCTGGCGGAACCTGGACGAGGTGCCCGCCGCCTATCAGCGGACCAGCCTGGTAGAAGAACTGAAAACACCGGATCCGGCATAA